The following are encoded in a window of Perca fluviatilis chromosome 21, GENO_Pfluv_1.0, whole genome shotgun sequence genomic DNA:
- the pms2 gene encoding mismatch repair endonuclease PMS2, which produces MSDACSEPAGAIKAIDKHSVHQICSGQVVLTLATAVKELVENSIDAGATNVDVRLKECGAELVEVSDNGKGVEEANFEGLTLKHHTSKLKDFSDLLHVETFGFRGEALSSLCALSGLSVVTCHESSQVGTKLVFDHKGHIVQKSPHPRQQGTTVSLQQLFYTLPVRHKEFQRNIKKEYAKMIHVLQSYCIISTGVRITCSNQNGQGKRSTVLSTSGSQNMRDNIGAIFGPKQLQSLLPFQQVSPTENVIEEYGLKDAELPKQLFSMTGFVSRGDHGVGRSSTDRQFFFINNRPCDPLKVTKLVNEVYHMYNRHQYPFVALNIAVASECVDVNVTPDKRQIFLQEEKLLLAILKTSLINMYEAGVNKISLNNTPIPGTNTKSASEICQVVPSNANMPEPGEDMEPLTRSAKSSLNLAGLKAAFSSHHSSNSGNKSSVAKAGSTQKTLQSFFKDTVKPPTCKPSVTSPLKPTRDLAKCSPVGKSALDEFRYGSMSCSDADSEKDSAVSSCDVTMATPDIQCSGLEFSSPESATDGVKYEAFEETSDSSQTVPEHPELRTEPRTSNEDCTVGPDAKRARTENPHFPVEHKSNTFSNSSLTVDAPVCLQKKTVPLQFSLQELSGKVKRLQELQKQRAGEDLRYRRFRAKINPGENQSAEEELKKEISKDMFKEMEIIGQFNLGFIITKLNSDIFMIDQHATDEKYNFEMLQQHTVLQGQKLIAPQKLHLTAVSENVLMENIEIFRKNGFEFLVDEDAQVMERVKLVSLPTSKNWTFGPADIEELIFMLCDSPGVMCRPSRVRQMFASRACRKSVMIGTALSVSEMKKLLVHMGEIEHPWNCPHGRPTMRHLANLDIISQD; this is translated from the exons ATGTCTGATGCTTG TTCTGAACCTGCAGGAGCCATCAAGGCCATTGACAAGCACTCAGTGCATCAAATCTGCTCAGGACAGGTGGTGCTGACTTTGGCCACTGCTGTCAAAGAGCTGGTGGAAAACAGCATTGATGCAGGGGCCACCAACGTTG ATGTCAGGCTAAAGGAGTGTGGAGCTGAACTAGTGGAAGTGTCCGACAATGGCAAAGGAGTAGAAGAGGCCAACTTTGAAGGACTGA CATTGAAGCATCACACGTCAAAGCTAAAGGATTTCTCTGATCTCCTCCATGTGGAAACATTTGGCTTCAGAGGTGAAGCCCTCAGCTCTTTATGTGCTCTGAG TGGCTTAAGTGTGGTGACATGCCATGAGTCCAGCCAAGTGGGGACCAAGCTGGTGTTTGACCACAAGGGCCACATAGTGCAGAAGTCGCCTCACCCCCGGCAGCAAGGCACTACAGTTAGCCTGCAGCAGCTCTTCTACACCCTGCCTGTTCGACACAAGGAGTTCCAACGCAATATTAAGAAG GAGTATGCCAAAATGATACATGTCCTGCAGTCCTACTGTATCATCTCTACAGGAGTGCGTATTACCTGCTCCAACCAAAATGGGCAGGGAAAGCGCAGCACAGTCCTCAGCACCAGTGGCAGCCAGAATATGAGAGATAACATCGGGGCCATATTTGGACCAAAACAG CTACAGAGTCTTCTGCCTTTTCAGCAAGTGTCTCCTACAGAAAATGTTATTGAAGAATATGGACTCAAAGATGCAGAGCTACCCAAACAGCTTTTTTC CATGACAGGGTTTGTGTCACGAGGAGACCATGGTGTTGGGAGAAGTTCCACAGACAGGCAGTTCTTTTTCATTAACAACCGGCCGTGTGATCCCCTTAAG GTGACCAAACTTGTAAATGAAGTGTATCATATGTACAACAGACATCAATATCCATTTGTTGCCTTGAACATCGCTGTGGCCTCTG AGTGTGTGGACGTGAACGTGACCCCAGACAAACGACAGATTTTCCTTCAGGAGGAGAAACTCTTGCTGGCTATTCTCAAGACCTCTCTCATCAACATGTATGAGGCCGGAGTCAATAAGATCAGCCTGAACAATACACCCATACCCGGCACCA ATACAAAGTCTGCGTCTGAAATCTGTCAGGTTGTTCCGTCCAATGCGAACATGCCAGAACCTGGAGAGGACATGGAACCACTGACTCGGAGCGCAAAGTCGTCCCTAAACCTGGCCGGCCTAAAAGCTGCTTTTTCAAGTCATCACAGCTCCAATTCTGGAAACAAGTCAAGTGTGGCAAAAGCTGGCTCCACACAGAAAACGCTGCAGTCTTTTTTTAAGGACACTGTCAAACCTCCTACCTGCAAACCAAGCGTAACATCTCCTTTGAAACCCACAAGAGATCTAGCTAAATGCTCCCCGGTGGGAAAGTCGGCGCTAGATGAGTTCAGGTACGGGAGTATGTCATGCAGTGACGCAGACTCTGAAAAAGACAGTGCCGTGTCGAGCTGTGACGTCACCATGGCAACACCAGATATTCAGTGTTCTGGCCTGGAGTTCAGTTCTCCTGAATCAGCCACCGACGGTGTAAAATACGAAGCATTTGAAGAAACTTCAGACAGTAGTCAAACTGTTCCTGAACATCCAGAGTTACGGACTGAGCCGCGCACTTCTAATGAGGACTGCACAGTGGGCCCAGATGCCAAGAGGGCCAGGACAGAAAATCCACATTTCCCAGTGGAACATAAATCCAACACTTTTTCCAATTCCTCCTTAACGGTGGATGCGCCAGTCTGCCTGCAGAAGAAGACGGTGCCCCTCCAGTTCTCTTTACAAGAGCTGTCGGGGAAGGTGAAGAGGTTACAGGAACTACAGAAGCAGAGGGCAGGCGAGGATCTGCGCTATCGACGCTTCAGGGCCAAGATCAACCCCGGAGAAAACCAAAGTGCAGAGGAAGAGCTCAAGAAAGAGATCAG taaagacatgttcaaagAGATGGAGATCATCGGTCAGTTTAACCTGGGCTTCATCATCACCAAACTCAACTCGGACATCTTCATGATTGACCAGCATGCCACAGATGAGAAATACAACTTTGAGATGCTGCAGCAGCACACTGTGCTCCAAGGACAGAAACTCATAGC TCCTCAGAAGCTTCACCTCACTGCTGTCAGTGAAAATGTACTCATGGAGAACATTGAGATTTTCAGAAAGAATGGCTTTGAATTTCTTGTCGATGAGGACG CTCAGGTCATGGAGAGGGTTAAGCTGGTATCTCTGCCCACCAGTAAAAACTGGACATTTGGCCCAGCCGACATTGAAGAGCTGATCTTCATGTTGTGTGACAGCCCGGGGGTCATGTGTCGACCGTCCCGCGTCAGGCAGATGTTTGCCTCTCGAGCTTGTCGAAAATCT GTGATGATTGGCACTGCTCTGAGTGTCAGTGAGATGAAAAAGCTCCTGGTTCACATGGGGGAGATCGAGCATCCATGGAACTGTCCTCATGGCAGGCCTACCATGAGACACCTCGCCAACCTGGACATCATCTCACAAGACTAA
- the rsph10b gene encoding radial spoke head 10 homolog B isoform X1 has protein sequence MKTDKQGHEQMCGNPEQPHTANESEKRKLVSFSDSLKVSSADVEQNHTDLEEEQPGNDDIYELPTLFSLIVQRYEGETWEGQFHGEGVACFEGGQTYKGMFSKGLMDGCGVFTLAGGLKYEGEFVCNMPMGLGTYTWPDGSSYKGEVYNGIRHGTGTYKCAKNGVSYTGQWDQGKRHGKGEVYYNHDKTSWYKGDWVKNNREGWGVRRYPSGNMYSGEWKNNLRHGEGTMRWLKLGQQYVGMWQNGVQHGRGTHVWIPRPADGSLYSQSNQYTGDFVHGQRHGQGTFYYAGGAIYENGWRKNKKHGKGKFTFEDGHVFEGEFVDDLMMTHNLNGNKAPTPLSGSSVLEPCISLDIECLLEKIPERKRDTERKQVEFEVLKQDSELRSIYSFYKILGHAHSSNNIFQLSRLQLWRLLKDCKIHHYNITLTQIDHMIREDATTAEIHSPFTPMLLHRLISCLVVVAYHIYHKEMMSQNNLLAACFSKLMTDNILPNAKNVKGFLFRQPDCAVVAVNYLKKSYEVYQAYCKVNAAPREDQTMTCRHLLWMFRDLHLLDNNLTTARLLQVITAESRDHRNLSSCLDLEITFLEFFEVLLGSAEVKCQPVSEDLELKGQPVYEDLEVKGQPVSEGLEEGQSPSSPDTEARRDLPEVEASENIFQTLNSPSQSVAAPVNSPITPEISSSKSMETRDKAGLATAQEVESQQDDKTKINKKPQAAVKSSHGGGDEEENDEAEENRQEEYEAGGTSKDTVKEHTGEGKSVLTGGMEAKDMELWNQTIHQFFNHFFFPAFEHNQLVSKNSKEEKLCQEAERCIALAKAQQRTSQ, from the exons ATGAAAACCGATAAACAGGGACACGAGCAAATGTGCGGAAATCCAGAGCAGCCACATACAGCGAATGAAAGCGAAAAAAGAAAGTTAGTGAGCTTCTCTGATAGTTTAAAAGTGAGTTCAGCGGATGTGGAACAAAACCACACGGACCTCGAAGAGGAGCAGCCCGGGAACGATGACATTTACGAACTCCCCACACTTTTTAGCTTAATTGTACAGAG GTATGAAGGGGAAACCTGGGAAGGCCAGTTTCATGGAGAAGGGGTTGCTTGTTTTGAAGGAGGCCAAACGTACAAG GGGATGTTTTCCAAGGGACTTATGGATGGATGTGGTGTCTTCACACTGGCAGGCGGATTGAAATATGAG GGAGAATTTGTGTGTAACATGCCCATGGGCCTGGGTACCTACACCTGGCCGGATGGCAGCTCCTATAAGGGGGAAGTGTACAATGGTATACGACATGGGACTGGAACCTACAAATGTGCAAAGAATGGTGTGTCATACACAGGGCAGTGGGATCAGGGCAAGAGGCATGGAAAG GGTGAAGTGTATTATAACCACGATAAGACCTCTTGGTACAAAGGAGATTGGGTGAAGAACAACAGAGAGGGATGGGGAGTGAGACG CTACCCCTCTGGTAATATGTACTCTGGGGAGTGGAAGAACAACCTGAGACATGGAGAGGGCACGATGAGGTGGCTGAAACTGGGACAGCAGTATGTTGGGATGTGGCAGAATGGAGTCCAG CATGGACGAGGCACACACGTCTGGATCCCGAGGCCAGCGGATGGATCCCTGTATTCCCAGAGCAATCAGTACACAGGGGATTTCGTTCACGGTCAGAGGCACGGACAGGGGACCTTTTACTACGCTGGTGGTGCGATCTATGAAAACGGATGGAGGAAgaataaaaaacatgggaaG GGAAAATTCACTTTTGAGGATGGGCATGTTTTTGAAGGAGAGTTTGTGGACGATCTGATGATGACGCACAACctgaatggaaacaaagctCCCACTCCTCTGTCTG GTTCATCTGTCTTAGAACCATGCATCTCTTTGGACATTGAATGTCTTTTGGAGAAAATCCCTGAGAGAAAGCGTGACACTGAGCGTAAACAG GTGGAGTTTGAGGTGCTGAAGCAAGACAGTGAGCTGAGGTCCATTTATAGTTTCTACAAAATACTTGGCCATGCCCACTCCTCAAATAACATCTTCCAGCTGTCCCGCCTGCAGCTCTGGCGCCTTCTCAAAGACTGTAAAATCCACCATTACAACATCACTCTGACACAGATAGACCATATGATCAGAG AGGATGCCACAACAGCAGAGATCCACTCTCCTTTCACTCCCATGCTTCTGCATAGGCTCATCAGCTGTCTAGTGGTTGTGGCCTACCACATTTACCATAAGGAAATGAT GTCACAAAACAACCTTCTGGCTGCCTGCTTTTCCAAACTGATGACAGACAACATCCTTCCTAATGCTAAGAATGTAAAAG GCTTCCTGTTTAGGCAGCCAGACTGTGCAGTTGTGGCTGTGAACTACTTAAAGAAGAGCTATGAAGTCTATCAGGCTTACTGCAAAGTCAATGCAGCCCCCAGAGAGGACCAGACCATGACCTGCCGACACCTGCTGTGGATGTTCAGG GATCTCCATCTGCTGGACAATAACCTGACCACAGCGAGATTGCTGCAGGTCATCACTGCAGAGAGCCGTGACCACAGAAACCTGTCCTCCTGTCTGGATCTGGAG ATTACATTCCTGGAGTTTTTTGAGGTACTGCTGGGCTCTGCTGAGGTGAAGTGTCAGCCTGTTTCTGAAGACCTGGAGCTGAAGGGTCAGCCTGTTTATGAAGACCTGGAGGTGAAGGGTCAGCCTGTTTCTGAAGGCCTGGAGGAGGGCCAGTCACCGTCCAGCCCTGACACTGAAGCCAGGAGGGATCTCCCTGAGGTTGAGGCCAGCGAGAACATCTTCCAGACTCTAAACAGCCCTTCCCAGTCG gtGGCAGCTCCAGTGAATTCCCCCATCACTCCTGAAATCTCCAGCTCCAAGTCAATGGAG ACAAGGGACAAAGCAGGACTAGCCACTGCTCAAGAGGTGGAGAGTCAACAAGACGACAAGACTAAAATCAACAAGAAACCTCAGGCAGCAG TTAAGTCCAGtcatggtggtggtgatgaggaGGAAAATGATGAAGCAGAGGAGAACAGGCAGGAGGAGTATGAAGCAGGAGGAACCAGCAAAGATACAGTGAAAG AGCACACAGGTGAAGGCAAGAGCGTTCTAACCGGAGGAATGGAGGCCAAAGACATGGAGCTCTGGAACCAGACGATCCATCAATTCTTTAACCACTTTTTCTTCCCGGCTTTTGAACATAACCAGCTAGTATCCAAAAACAGTAAAGAGGAAAAGCTCTGCCAGGAGGCGGAGAGATGCATCGCTCTGGCCAAGGCCCAACAAAGAACCAGCCAATAA
- the rsph10b gene encoding radial spoke head 10 homolog B isoform X3, whose translation MKTDKQGHEQMCGNPEQPHTANESEKRKLVSFSDSLKVSSADVEQNHTDLEEEQPGNDDIYELPTLFSLIVQRYEGETWEGQFHGEGVACFEGGQTYKGMFSKGLMDGCGVFTLAGGLKYEGEFVCNMPMGLGTYTWPDGSSYKGEVYNGIRHGTGTYKCAKNGVSYTGQWDQGKRHGKGEVYYNHDKTSWYKGDWVKNNREGWGVRRYPSGNMYSGEWKNNLRHGEGTMRWLKLGQQYVGMWQNGVQHGRGTHVWIPRPADGSLYSQSNQYTGDFVHGQRHGQGTFYYAGGAIYENGWRKNKKHGKGKFTFEDGHVFEGEFVDDLMMTHNLNGNKAPTPLSGSSVLEPCISLDIECLLEKIPERKRDTERKQVEFEVLKQDSELRSIYSFYKILGHAHSSNNIFQLSRLQLWRLLKDCKIHHYNITLTQIDHMIREDATTAEIHSPFTPMLLHRLISCLVVVAYHIYHKEMMSQNNLLAACFSKLMTDNILPNAKNVKGFLFRQPDCAVVAVNYLKKSYEVYQAYCKVNAAPREDQTMTCRHLLWMFRDLHLLDNNLTTARLLQVITAESRDHRNLSSCLDLEITFLEFFEVLLGSAEVKCQPVSEDLELKGQPVYEDLEVKGQPVSEGLEEGQSPSSPDTEARRDLPEVEASENIFQTLNSPSQSVAAPVNSPITPEISSSKSMETRDKAGLATAQEVESQQDDKTKINKKPQAAEHTGEGKSVLTGGMEAKDMELWNQTIHQFFNHFFFPAFEHNQLVSKNSKEEKLCQEAERCIALAKAQQRTSQ comes from the exons ATGAAAACCGATAAACAGGGACACGAGCAAATGTGCGGAAATCCAGAGCAGCCACATACAGCGAATGAAAGCGAAAAAAGAAAGTTAGTGAGCTTCTCTGATAGTTTAAAAGTGAGTTCAGCGGATGTGGAACAAAACCACACGGACCTCGAAGAGGAGCAGCCCGGGAACGATGACATTTACGAACTCCCCACACTTTTTAGCTTAATTGTACAGAG GTATGAAGGGGAAACCTGGGAAGGCCAGTTTCATGGAGAAGGGGTTGCTTGTTTTGAAGGAGGCCAAACGTACAAG GGGATGTTTTCCAAGGGACTTATGGATGGATGTGGTGTCTTCACACTGGCAGGCGGATTGAAATATGAG GGAGAATTTGTGTGTAACATGCCCATGGGCCTGGGTACCTACACCTGGCCGGATGGCAGCTCCTATAAGGGGGAAGTGTACAATGGTATACGACATGGGACTGGAACCTACAAATGTGCAAAGAATGGTGTGTCATACACAGGGCAGTGGGATCAGGGCAAGAGGCATGGAAAG GGTGAAGTGTATTATAACCACGATAAGACCTCTTGGTACAAAGGAGATTGGGTGAAGAACAACAGAGAGGGATGGGGAGTGAGACG CTACCCCTCTGGTAATATGTACTCTGGGGAGTGGAAGAACAACCTGAGACATGGAGAGGGCACGATGAGGTGGCTGAAACTGGGACAGCAGTATGTTGGGATGTGGCAGAATGGAGTCCAG CATGGACGAGGCACACACGTCTGGATCCCGAGGCCAGCGGATGGATCCCTGTATTCCCAGAGCAATCAGTACACAGGGGATTTCGTTCACGGTCAGAGGCACGGACAGGGGACCTTTTACTACGCTGGTGGTGCGATCTATGAAAACGGATGGAGGAAgaataaaaaacatgggaaG GGAAAATTCACTTTTGAGGATGGGCATGTTTTTGAAGGAGAGTTTGTGGACGATCTGATGATGACGCACAACctgaatggaaacaaagctCCCACTCCTCTGTCTG GTTCATCTGTCTTAGAACCATGCATCTCTTTGGACATTGAATGTCTTTTGGAGAAAATCCCTGAGAGAAAGCGTGACACTGAGCGTAAACAG GTGGAGTTTGAGGTGCTGAAGCAAGACAGTGAGCTGAGGTCCATTTATAGTTTCTACAAAATACTTGGCCATGCCCACTCCTCAAATAACATCTTCCAGCTGTCCCGCCTGCAGCTCTGGCGCCTTCTCAAAGACTGTAAAATCCACCATTACAACATCACTCTGACACAGATAGACCATATGATCAGAG AGGATGCCACAACAGCAGAGATCCACTCTCCTTTCACTCCCATGCTTCTGCATAGGCTCATCAGCTGTCTAGTGGTTGTGGCCTACCACATTTACCATAAGGAAATGAT GTCACAAAACAACCTTCTGGCTGCCTGCTTTTCCAAACTGATGACAGACAACATCCTTCCTAATGCTAAGAATGTAAAAG GCTTCCTGTTTAGGCAGCCAGACTGTGCAGTTGTGGCTGTGAACTACTTAAAGAAGAGCTATGAAGTCTATCAGGCTTACTGCAAAGTCAATGCAGCCCCCAGAGAGGACCAGACCATGACCTGCCGACACCTGCTGTGGATGTTCAGG GATCTCCATCTGCTGGACAATAACCTGACCACAGCGAGATTGCTGCAGGTCATCACTGCAGAGAGCCGTGACCACAGAAACCTGTCCTCCTGTCTGGATCTGGAG ATTACATTCCTGGAGTTTTTTGAGGTACTGCTGGGCTCTGCTGAGGTGAAGTGTCAGCCTGTTTCTGAAGACCTGGAGCTGAAGGGTCAGCCTGTTTATGAAGACCTGGAGGTGAAGGGTCAGCCTGTTTCTGAAGGCCTGGAGGAGGGCCAGTCACCGTCCAGCCCTGACACTGAAGCCAGGAGGGATCTCCCTGAGGTTGAGGCCAGCGAGAACATCTTCCAGACTCTAAACAGCCCTTCCCAGTCG gtGGCAGCTCCAGTGAATTCCCCCATCACTCCTGAAATCTCCAGCTCCAAGTCAATGGAG ACAAGGGACAAAGCAGGACTAGCCACTGCTCAAGAGGTGGAGAGTCAACAAGACGACAAGACTAAAATCAACAAGAAACCTCAGGCAGCAG AGCACACAGGTGAAGGCAAGAGCGTTCTAACCGGAGGAATGGAGGCCAAAGACATGGAGCTCTGGAACCAGACGATCCATCAATTCTTTAACCACTTTTTCTTCCCGGCTTTTGAACATAACCAGCTAGTATCCAAAAACAGTAAAGAGGAAAAGCTCTGCCAGGAGGCGGAGAGATGCATCGCTCTGGCCAAGGCCCAACAAAGAACCAGCCAATAA
- the rsph10b gene encoding radial spoke head 10 homolog B isoform X2, translating to MKTDKQGHEQMCGNPEQPHTANESEKRKLVSFSDSLKVSSADVEQNHTDLEEEQPGNDDIYELPTLFSLIVQRYEGETWEGQFHGEGVACFEGGQTYKGEFVCNMPMGLGTYTWPDGSSYKGEVYNGIRHGTGTYKCAKNGVSYTGQWDQGKRHGKGEVYYNHDKTSWYKGDWVKNNREGWGVRRYPSGNMYSGEWKNNLRHGEGTMRWLKLGQQYVGMWQNGVQHGRGTHVWIPRPADGSLYSQSNQYTGDFVHGQRHGQGTFYYAGGAIYENGWRKNKKHGKGKFTFEDGHVFEGEFVDDLMMTHNLNGNKAPTPLSGSSVLEPCISLDIECLLEKIPERKRDTERKQVEFEVLKQDSELRSIYSFYKILGHAHSSNNIFQLSRLQLWRLLKDCKIHHYNITLTQIDHMIREDATTAEIHSPFTPMLLHRLISCLVVVAYHIYHKEMMSQNNLLAACFSKLMTDNILPNAKNVKGFLFRQPDCAVVAVNYLKKSYEVYQAYCKVNAAPREDQTMTCRHLLWMFRDLHLLDNNLTTARLLQVITAESRDHRNLSSCLDLEITFLEFFEVLLGSAEVKCQPVSEDLELKGQPVYEDLEVKGQPVSEGLEEGQSPSSPDTEARRDLPEVEASENIFQTLNSPSQSVAAPVNSPITPEISSSKSMETRDKAGLATAQEVESQQDDKTKINKKPQAAVKSSHGGGDEEENDEAEENRQEEYEAGGTSKDTVKEHTGEGKSVLTGGMEAKDMELWNQTIHQFFNHFFFPAFEHNQLVSKNSKEEKLCQEAERCIALAKAQQRTSQ from the exons ATGAAAACCGATAAACAGGGACACGAGCAAATGTGCGGAAATCCAGAGCAGCCACATACAGCGAATGAAAGCGAAAAAAGAAAGTTAGTGAGCTTCTCTGATAGTTTAAAAGTGAGTTCAGCGGATGTGGAACAAAACCACACGGACCTCGAAGAGGAGCAGCCCGGGAACGATGACATTTACGAACTCCCCACACTTTTTAGCTTAATTGTACAGAG GTATGAAGGGGAAACCTGGGAAGGCCAGTTTCATGGAGAAGGGGTTGCTTGTTTTGAAGGAGGCCAAACGTACAAG GGAGAATTTGTGTGTAACATGCCCATGGGCCTGGGTACCTACACCTGGCCGGATGGCAGCTCCTATAAGGGGGAAGTGTACAATGGTATACGACATGGGACTGGAACCTACAAATGTGCAAAGAATGGTGTGTCATACACAGGGCAGTGGGATCAGGGCAAGAGGCATGGAAAG GGTGAAGTGTATTATAACCACGATAAGACCTCTTGGTACAAAGGAGATTGGGTGAAGAACAACAGAGAGGGATGGGGAGTGAGACG CTACCCCTCTGGTAATATGTACTCTGGGGAGTGGAAGAACAACCTGAGACATGGAGAGGGCACGATGAGGTGGCTGAAACTGGGACAGCAGTATGTTGGGATGTGGCAGAATGGAGTCCAG CATGGACGAGGCACACACGTCTGGATCCCGAGGCCAGCGGATGGATCCCTGTATTCCCAGAGCAATCAGTACACAGGGGATTTCGTTCACGGTCAGAGGCACGGACAGGGGACCTTTTACTACGCTGGTGGTGCGATCTATGAAAACGGATGGAGGAAgaataaaaaacatgggaaG GGAAAATTCACTTTTGAGGATGGGCATGTTTTTGAAGGAGAGTTTGTGGACGATCTGATGATGACGCACAACctgaatggaaacaaagctCCCACTCCTCTGTCTG GTTCATCTGTCTTAGAACCATGCATCTCTTTGGACATTGAATGTCTTTTGGAGAAAATCCCTGAGAGAAAGCGTGACACTGAGCGTAAACAG GTGGAGTTTGAGGTGCTGAAGCAAGACAGTGAGCTGAGGTCCATTTATAGTTTCTACAAAATACTTGGCCATGCCCACTCCTCAAATAACATCTTCCAGCTGTCCCGCCTGCAGCTCTGGCGCCTTCTCAAAGACTGTAAAATCCACCATTACAACATCACTCTGACACAGATAGACCATATGATCAGAG AGGATGCCACAACAGCAGAGATCCACTCTCCTTTCACTCCCATGCTTCTGCATAGGCTCATCAGCTGTCTAGTGGTTGTGGCCTACCACATTTACCATAAGGAAATGAT GTCACAAAACAACCTTCTGGCTGCCTGCTTTTCCAAACTGATGACAGACAACATCCTTCCTAATGCTAAGAATGTAAAAG GCTTCCTGTTTAGGCAGCCAGACTGTGCAGTTGTGGCTGTGAACTACTTAAAGAAGAGCTATGAAGTCTATCAGGCTTACTGCAAAGTCAATGCAGCCCCCAGAGAGGACCAGACCATGACCTGCCGACACCTGCTGTGGATGTTCAGG GATCTCCATCTGCTGGACAATAACCTGACCACAGCGAGATTGCTGCAGGTCATCACTGCAGAGAGCCGTGACCACAGAAACCTGTCCTCCTGTCTGGATCTGGAG ATTACATTCCTGGAGTTTTTTGAGGTACTGCTGGGCTCTGCTGAGGTGAAGTGTCAGCCTGTTTCTGAAGACCTGGAGCTGAAGGGTCAGCCTGTTTATGAAGACCTGGAGGTGAAGGGTCAGCCTGTTTCTGAAGGCCTGGAGGAGGGCCAGTCACCGTCCAGCCCTGACACTGAAGCCAGGAGGGATCTCCCTGAGGTTGAGGCCAGCGAGAACATCTTCCAGACTCTAAACAGCCCTTCCCAGTCG gtGGCAGCTCCAGTGAATTCCCCCATCACTCCTGAAATCTCCAGCTCCAAGTCAATGGAG ACAAGGGACAAAGCAGGACTAGCCACTGCTCAAGAGGTGGAGAGTCAACAAGACGACAAGACTAAAATCAACAAGAAACCTCAGGCAGCAG TTAAGTCCAGtcatggtggtggtgatgaggaGGAAAATGATGAAGCAGAGGAGAACAGGCAGGAGGAGTATGAAGCAGGAGGAACCAGCAAAGATACAGTGAAAG AGCACACAGGTGAAGGCAAGAGCGTTCTAACCGGAGGAATGGAGGCCAAAGACATGGAGCTCTGGAACCAGACGATCCATCAATTCTTTAACCACTTTTTCTTCCCGGCTTTTGAACATAACCAGCTAGTATCCAAAAACAGTAAAGAGGAAAAGCTCTGCCAGGAGGCGGAGAGATGCATCGCTCTGGCCAAGGCCCAACAAAGAACCAGCCAATAA